One window from the genome of Alnus glutinosa chromosome 13, dhAlnGlut1.1, whole genome shotgun sequence encodes:
- the LOC133853865 gene encoding uncharacterized protein LOC133853865, whose amino-acid sequence MFSSALNGSLVGYCEGRKGLRPGDPISLYLFVIAMEVFAKLLEEVALRSEFEFNPKCDAIKLMHLCFAHDVLTFSKASVQFVKAIHRILEEFTDISGLKVNHSKSSIFCSGVSVVEKRRLLECLNMPEGSLPARYLGVPLISKKFAASDCASLLEKIFGRINSGLSKNLPFMADFNFYPVC is encoded by the coding sequence ATGTTTTCTTCTGCTCTCAATGGATCTCTTGTGGGTTATTGTGAGGGTAGGAAAGGCTTGAGGCCAGGGGATCCCATCTCCCTTTACCTTTTTGTTATTGCCATGGAAGTCTTTGCTAAGCTGCTGGAGGAAGTTGCCCTGCGATCAGAGTTTGAATTCAATCCGAAATGTGACGCTATCAAACTGATGCACTTGTGCTTTGCTCATGATGTGCTCACTTTTTCAAAGGCCTCGGTGCAGTTTGTAAAAGCTATTCATCGAATTCTGGAGGAGTTTACTGACATCTCGGGTTTGAAAGTTAATCATTCTAAAAGTTCTATTTTTTGTTCTGGAGTTTCTGTGGTGGAAAAGAGGAGACTGCTGGAATGTCTCAATATGCCAGAGGGTTCCCTCCCAGCGAGATATTTGGGGGTCCCTCTGATCTCAAAAAAGTTTGCTGCTTCAGATTGCGCTAGCTTATTGGAGAAAATTTTTGGTAGAATTAATTCTGGGTTGTCGAAGAATCTACCGTTTATGGCAGACTTCAACTTCTATCCTGTGTGTTGA